Within Enoplosus armatus isolate fEnoArm2 chromosome 1, fEnoArm2.hap1, whole genome shotgun sequence, the genomic segment ACAGAAATTGTGATTTTCATGAAAACAGATTATTTGAGATGttgatttttatgtaaaatatctCACATTGACACTAAAGACACTGAACGATTATTTGTTGTTGGATATCTGAACTGAAGGCCATGATCTTCAGTTATGCTCGTAGGTAGATCCGTGTGCACACGACATCATCGGCTCCAAAGATCTGAAACGAGATTGAGcgggagaaaaagaaaatcagattaTCACTCCATCCGCAGTCGTATCTTATCGCAGCACTTCTCTGAAGTCATTTTCTAACTTTGAGAACACAGAGCGAGGTTCAGAGCCGTCTGGGCCTCAATGCAAGTCCACCAAAATCCCAACATGGCTTCTGACTCTTTTAACACAGTGCACCATGATTTATTCAACTTTCTGCTTTCTTGCCTTCAACACAATGGTGTCTGAGGTAGTTTCCAGTTCCAGTCTATAAGTATATAAAACAACGTTACcatcatctttttaaaatggtTTTGGCAAATTCAATAATtatatttagaaatataaatTACCATAGAAAATGAGCGTTGTGACAACCATGAAAATGAGGGAGAACTTCAAGTTTGTCTGCAATCGTAGCTCATTAAgttctggctctgtctgaaatGGGCGATGCCTTTCTGATCAGACAAAAGTGGAGAAGaacctgtgtgttcctgtaatGGACTGCAGTTGAAGTAATTGTCCCTATACATGTTTCTCTCATCCACATTTGATACATAACAAAACGACATTTAACcaagcaacaaaacaaatactaaaGACATATATTGCATCAAACGTTACCAATAAGTGCAATTTAGTTCATCGTTCAGTTTTAGATTCAGAGCTTAGAACTACACATATTGTAGtctgtacatttctttcttataacatgttttctgctgctctgttacGTTTCCACCACTAATTGCCTAAATGCTGGCTAATGTCTTGATCTTAATTTGCTGCCTGCTAATGAAGCAGACGTGACAAAAGCTGATATGAAAATGGAGAAGAATCATTGGATGCCCCGGGTGAGGGGTGGGTGTGTCCCAGTCCAAAGATTTATGGGAGTcacaggggggggggcgtaGCATTATGGCCAACTGCAGCGCCACACATCATCATTATGTTGGGCCGTGCAGTGTGGTGGGACGGGGAAACAGGCCGGCGATGTGAAAAATGGAGCTGAGACGACTCCATCTGGCACGTGGCGCGATGCCGAGGGGGACATTAACTGGAGGTAACACCAGGGTCCATTGGCATTTCTCAACAGCATGATCAATGAGACCAATTAAAGCCCACAGGAGGACACACAGATttggatccccccccccccccccccgacaccaTCACAGCCACACAATTTCGTCTGGCTCCACTCCCATCATAAAGTAGCCGATGTAGAACTGCATTAATctttaaaaatcaatatttattgCCTTGAAATGTAAAGGTAGTATATGAGGTTCCTCGCGTGGACAAGTAAAAGAGTAGGTTTTCATTCTCACGCATTTATCCTCGTCCCCTTTTTACTGCAGACTCTCCAAATGGTTATTATAGTCCGCCCATCTTAGATCGCAGTGAGTGCAGTAAACCACCACATGTTGTCTTCATTAAGCTCCACTCCATTCCTCATATGCTGGCCAGTGCTTTTATTCAAGTTTATGTGCATTTTTGCTGTTTATACTGAAAGATCAATCCTCTgtgaacagagaggagagtgaactGTGTAGACGAACGAGCGTCTTTACTAGCAGCAGAATATTGAACTGGTACTACCACACGCCAACAGCAACTCACAGTTTACAAAGCTATAGGTGGTGTTATATTCCccaaaaatgacaaagcaaGTATAATTAAATAGGCAGACAACAATCATCCTTAACTCCCTAAATGGCAGTGCATACATGGAGGAGCTCCTCGTTACTGGGGGAAACAAAGTTTTTCTTGGCCATAACTTCCAAAATGGTGCACTGTCGATATTAGTATATAGAATATTCTTTAAAGTATAGAATAAAATAGTGGCTTATTATTGAACTTTATAGGCTTTTGCAGTAAATACCTTGAATTTGTTTGAAACCAGCCTATCATCACCACCGTTCAGCATTCAGCAGTGCATGAAGTCTGTGAAGACGCTGCTGTAATGTTACTGAGAAGtttatctatatctatcttTTTATTAAGTAACCACAATGATATACAGACCATAGTACATGGAGCCAGTACTGTGAATCTTTTTATGGAGGTTTCACGGTATTGTTACTtaacaaatctgtgtgtgttcacaataTGATCAAGAACTTTGTTATTCTGAGCCAATTTGCGTTTATTTGAAATCAGAATCTTAACTGGTAATTATAGAAACGAGACACTTTTGTATTCGTTAGGTAAATTTCTCTTTGAAGTCATGTTTGTAAAGGTGATGTGAGGTGtacagctgctgctctctgcctccAGATCATTGGTAAAATATTTGTTAAAATCTAAGAAACATCCAGAACAACACATTAATTGAGATGTAATATGagggagttgtgtttgtgtcagaacAGAATATATCATCTCCCTCCTCTGGTATCGCATTAAAACTTTTCCAAAGAATCAATCCCACATGCCGATCAGATTACAGCCTATCACTCCAACATAGACAGACGTACACACCCTTATcttgaataaaaacagatttgatCCTGTTCTAAGCTTTGTTCCCAGTTTGAAAACCTGCATTCAGTCCAAATTATGGCCTCTCTCGAATGTTCTCTCTGCAGAGGTGAGTCACAGTCTGCAAAGAGGAGATCTCCATCACAGCCAAACTGGACTCGGCTTTGTTGTCCATCTGGCCAATAAATCCAAGCAGatgtttacagaaaaaaaactgctttgtctttgtgatcGTGAAACTGCCAGGAACTGGAGACAGACGTGTTTCAGATTGAAGATCACAAAGTCTAACAACAAACGTATGGCGATTAATTTATTCCTTTGAAATCTAGATTAAGTTTCCCCGTGGAGCCTCTGAAAAGGTGCTGCTGCAAACTGTAACAAATAATTAACTTGCTTTCAGCCTTTTGTGTCACTTTTATTCATGTGGATCATGCAGCCAAcgtgaaatgaaagaaaaaccttTATGAAAACCTCTATTTTAATATGATTTTCTTATCACGTCtgaaagaataataaataaaaagcaatgcATCATGATAATGTGCTGTCTCACAGTTACAGGCATGTAACGGCATGTTTATCCACACCCtcatttggcaaaaacaaaaaagggaaacacGAGAAATGGATGGCGTCTCCAAATGGCCATGGGAGTTCAGAACATTTCATAGGAACTACGTATTATCTGGAAAAATATTGACCAgatcattaaacattttcacatctggTGTCACCACCCAGTTATGGCCTCTCTTGACCATCGGCCTAGTTTTGGTTTCTGCTTCTGCTGCGATTCTGATGACTGATGATATGTTTAATTTACAGAGAGATGGTTGATAGCGCTCTCCTGTCCgtacgctaaatatgaatatatgttgCTTGTTCATACAgaaactagggctgcaactaacaattattgtcATGTAATCAATTAATCCTTGGGTCTGTGAAAAATGCATGTTACAAGTCCCCAAATTCCAAGCAGatatcttcaaatgtcttgtctaATCTGATCAACAGTcctgaaaatattcacatttgtgatGCTAAACCTAtgatttttgtcatatttgcatgaaaaatgacttaaaaatgGCTGgtaggtgtttttttgttacctttatatgagccaggctagctgtttacccctgttttcagtctttatgctaagctaagctaactggctgctggctatagcttcatatttactgtacagacatgagagtggtatcaaccttctcattgcatttcccaaaatgtcaaactattcctttaaggacAGGCTACGCCACACTGCCAATTGAGGACCATCCCTACAGCCAatcctttgttttcttattgtagAAAGAGAAGTAGAAAAACAGAGAATGGCCCAGGTGGTTAAAGACAGCGACCTCCAAATTTGACACCTCGTCCCACTTTGCGAAACATCCAAACATCTGTTCATAAATCTGCAGAGAGATTTCAGATGGAAATGGGAGTCATTGTGTGGATATCCGTCTTCAGGCTGATTGGATGAGAGTATTTGGGAGCTAACGGAGAGAGAcctttttacttattttaaggGGATACATGCGGGTTACAGAGGTGGCAGgcttaaaaatgtgattatatCTGAGTGCAATCGATGCGTTATAGAATTGATTCATTTGAGTCTACAGCTGCACTGTCTTTCTTATCTGCCACCATATTTCGAGTTACAGTAAACTTAAAAAACGACTCACCAGAATGAGTTCGTCCCCTTTGAGTTCTCGGCTCCAGAAGGTCTTCGGGCCATTCCCGCTCAGTAGAGTCTGTTTGCAGTaaatcttgttttctgtttcccaAGTGGCCAAGCTCTGTCGAAAAGCAGCACTTTAATGAGGTTTCACCTGGCTAACAGCATGTCAAGCACTAAAGCACAGTGATGGACGAGAGATCAATGGGGACTGCGTGTTCATCTCTCTGTCCCGTCACTCTGCAAGGGAGTCTTTTGCGTGTTAAagcccccccctttttttaagttacagtttttgagtttttaacGACTTCCTTGCACCAGTTTCCCTTAATTTCAGTAAAACGTGAGACTTAAAGGGACGCTACGCCGCCTGTGCTGTGTAATGCtatctgtggctctggaggaacTTTCTGTCTTACAAAATAACCCTGATAATATTAACAGGGACCAAGACACTaatgagttgcattatgggaaatgtagacTCTAGTGGTTTTGGAGTTTGACCAaaactagggactaaaagtcggGAACCattctttgtttaatctgtccCATAAGTCCCGCAATTTATTGAAAGTGCAACGTCGTGGTCCCCCTTTAACTTGCAGAGAGTTGAGTCTTGTTAGTTGAGCCAGCTTCGTTATAATTTACCTTCATGATAATTCCCAAgacttgattttatttcaaGAGGCAACAAAGTCGCATCATCCGTCTATGAAGTACATTTTTTACTTATTCATAGATAGAAATACAGTTGATGAATTGATAGATACATGTGCTGTTTAATTAGATTACCTTACACTTTCTCCCGTCCACCGTCTCCTCATTGAACTCCTCTCCAATGAGGAAGTTGATCTCCGTGGTGCGGACTGTGGTGGAAGTCTTGATGTAGAAGTGCTCGCTGTTCTGCCGTATCTCCACATGGGGCTTGGACGCAGCCGCCACTGCGACCTTCCTCAGCATCGCATTCACACCTGAAAACACGTACACGTACCTGTGAGCCTACAGCATATAGATGAAGTAGGGCTGAATGGATAAGATTCACCATGTACTGATTGTTACCACCTATTGCCTTTAAGTATTAGACCAACTTTCCCCATATTTTATCATCTGACATTGAGTTGAGTcacattttttctgtcttcctttcaGAGATGAAACTTGGCTTATTTACCCTAAGAATGCATAAAGGTAGAGTTATCTATCAGAAGCAGAGTCAtgccacagtgaaaacaaatcacTTTTTAGTTGTCAGGGGAAGATAATACAGtataactataaaaaaaaaggtttcatatTAAAAGAAGGATCTTCCAGCAGCTGCAACTGAGATTGTTATCAGCAGATGTTGCGAATATGGAGGGTGCAGTGACAAGGTGATGAGAGGGAGGAATGCTGGTGCCGTTTGCTTTGTTTAGCTTTCCTGTAGATCATGATAGAGTCTGTCCTCCAAATGAGTGGAAAAAGCTATTAACCCTCTCTGTCGCTCAGTTACAGTGCAAATAATTAGATGAGAGAACGCTTCAGTCTGTTTCCCATCCATCCTCCTCGTGGTCCACCTCTCAAATGCAGTTTGTAATTAAAACCAGTTGTACTCCACTTTGGAAAAAGCAGCTTCCGCGTAAATGTGTCTCCTGCAACCATACTTCcatatgaaaatcaattaaaactgcaGGAAAAACCTGTGCTATTATGGAGCTAAAATTAGAGACATTGGATCGGTGAAAATGTGGTGGACAAGATCAAATGTTGCCATCTAAAATGCTTTCAATCTATGTATAGTCTCCAATTTGTACCTCAAATGTACCTGTGAtgcattttgcagtttttttacatctgaaaatcaaaaaactATTCACTCAGTCAGTCAACTCTGCATGCATTTCAAAAGAAACCTTGATTGCAGTCTGTATTCCAGGTATGGTTGTCAGATAATACAGTGCAGATAATAATAGACctgtattcattttgaaaaccCCCTCTCACTAAAATGCATTCAAACcttcatagaaaaaaaagagtaaactGTCCTCACCCAGGGCTTTGAGCAAGTCTTCAAAATTCTcgctgcttttcattttccaggTGCCTTCAAAATTGGGCATTTTTCCTGTGGGGTTTTGACAGTGTGTCAGCCTTCGCCTCCTGCCGTCTGTCTCCTCCGCTCTCTTTCTTCtggctctttctctccctccgtccGTCCCTGtgctccctccttctctcctccctgtgtGCAGTGATCCCACACAGCAGACCAAAGCCCCTCCGCCTCCCCT encodes:
- the LOC139296617 gene encoding cellular retinoic acid-binding protein 1 isoform X2 yields the protein MERKMPNFEGTWKMKSSENFEDLLKALGVNAMLRKVAVAAASKPHVEIRQNSEHFYIKTSTTVRTTEINFLIGEEFNEETVDGRKCKSLATWETENKIYCKQTLLSGNGPKTFWSRELKGDELILIFGADDVVCTRIYLRA
- the LOC139296617 gene encoding cellular retinoic acid-binding protein 1 isoform X1, with translation MPNFEGTWKMKSSENFEDLLKALGVNAMLRKVAVAAASKPHVEIRQNSEHFYIKTSTTVRTTEINFLIGEEFNEETVDGRKCKSLATWETENKIYCKQTLLSGNGPKTFWSRELKGDELILIFGADDVVCTRIYLRA